In the genome of Telluria beijingensis, one region contains:
- a CDS encoding RrF2 family transcriptional regulator, translating to MRADFRLARMLHVLVHLHGRTETTSSEELAEMLGTNPVLVRRMMGGLRDAGYVVSTAGRNGGWMLAADPDRITVLDVYEALEEPVIFAVGPSIDHPGCAVEQAINGALDVALAQAAGALLREFGQRRLSEFLPKTAPGTA from the coding sequence ATGAGAGCTGACTTTCGCCTGGCCCGCATGCTGCACGTACTCGTGCATCTTCATGGACGTACTGAAACGACGAGTTCGGAGGAACTCGCCGAGATGCTGGGCACGAATCCGGTGCTGGTGCGCCGGATGATGGGCGGACTGCGCGATGCCGGTTATGTGGTGTCGACTGCGGGCCGCAATGGGGGTTGGATGCTGGCGGCCGATCCTGACCGGATCACGGTGCTCGACGTCTATGAGGCGCTCGAGGAACCGGTGATTTTCGCGGTCGGTCCCAGCATCGACCATCCCGGCTGCGCGGTCGAGCAGGCGATCAATGGCGCGCTCGACGTGGCCCTGGCCCAGGCGGCGGGTGCCTTGCTACGTGAATTCGGACAGCGCCGGCTGTCCGAATTCCTGCCCAAGACTGCACCAGGGACGGCTTGA
- the galB gene encoding beta-galactosidase GalB: MTPYPHTSTASDKQTWPSLGTVAAVSFIAVTFGAALQSAPAAAQGATRQAPQQARERISFNDGWRFTLGDPGGDSTPYLYDVRPEVAKSADGKDADARPDQAAKVDRAGVPLLKPWILPSGNAFIKDPSRRHTRPAADPAIDAPYARLGFDDSAWTQVRLPHDWAIAGPFLETGPYGGMGRLKTWGPAWYRKTLDLSAADRGKSIFLDVDGAMAYASVWVNGRLAGGWPYGYNSFRIDLTPYVTPGASNQVAIRLDNTPESARWYPGAGLYRNVWITKTAPLHVGQWGVQLTTPQVSKESAQVAWRVTLDNRGAAPVKADVVTELLVLDAQGKATGAPVARVTSAATTVAPGASASVKGATTLAKPRLWGPLPTQQPHRYLAVTIVRQDGRVVDRVETPFGIRTLRFDGKEGVFVNGEKIALRGVNNHHDLGALGSAFNVRAAERQLELLQQMGANALRMSHNPPDPQLLELTDRMGILVVDEVFDSWQRKKTPLDFHLIFDDWHEQDLRSMIRRDRNHPSVIMWSIGNEVGEQYTDADGAAIARRLHGIAREEDPTRPTTTAMNYAKPDMPLPAEVDLISLNYQGEGIRQDPEFEGTDRIRTPPQYPAFHAKFPDKVILTSESASAFSSRGVYFFPVHPANSSIVRDGRGGDSKLQQVSSYELYAVDFGSSADKVFSALDRHPYVAGEFVWTGFDYLGEPTPYYGARSSYTGIIDLAGFKKDRYYLYQSRWRPDHKMAHILPHWTWPERVGQVTPVHVFTSGDEAELFVNGKSQGRKKKAPLTYRLRWDEVKYEPGEVRVVSYRNGKEWARASVKTAGAAAALQASADRTTIDGDGRDLSFVTVRIADKAGIDVPRSMQRVRFTVEGPGELVATDNGDPTSFEPFPSSERAAFNGLVLGIVRATPGASGPITVRVTADGLAPASVTLQARPRQ; the protein is encoded by the coding sequence TTGACACCATACCCGCACACATCCACAGCCAGCGACAAGCAAACGTGGCCATCGCTCGGCACCGTGGCCGCCGTCAGCTTCATCGCGGTCACATTCGGCGCAGCGCTGCAAAGCGCCCCGGCCGCGGCGCAGGGAGCCACCCGGCAAGCGCCACAGCAAGCCCGCGAACGCATCAGCTTCAACGACGGCTGGCGCTTTACGCTCGGTGACCCGGGCGGCGACTCGACCCCCTACCTGTACGACGTCCGCCCCGAAGTCGCGAAGTCGGCCGACGGCAAGGACGCCGACGCCCGCCCCGACCAGGCGGCGAAGGTCGATCGCGCCGGCGTCCCGCTCCTCAAACCCTGGATCCTTCCGAGCGGCAACGCCTTCATCAAGGACCCGTCCCGCCGCCATACCCGGCCGGCGGCCGACCCGGCCATCGACGCGCCCTACGCGCGCCTTGGCTTCGACGACAGCGCCTGGACCCAGGTGCGCCTGCCGCACGACTGGGCGATCGCCGGTCCATTCCTGGAAACCGGACCGTACGGCGGCATGGGTCGCCTCAAGACCTGGGGCCCGGCCTGGTACCGCAAGACCCTCGACCTGAGCGCCGCCGACCGCGGCAAGTCGATCTTCCTCGACGTCGACGGCGCCATGGCCTACGCCAGCGTCTGGGTCAATGGCCGCCTGGCCGGCGGCTGGCCCTATGGCTACAACTCGTTCCGCATCGACCTCACCCCGTACGTGACGCCGGGCGCCAGCAACCAGGTGGCGATCCGTCTCGACAACACGCCCGAATCGGCGCGCTGGTATCCGGGCGCGGGCCTGTACCGCAATGTCTGGATCACCAAGACCGCGCCGCTGCACGTCGGCCAGTGGGGTGTACAGCTCACGACGCCGCAGGTATCGAAGGAATCGGCGCAGGTCGCCTGGCGCGTCACCCTCGACAACAGGGGCGCCGCGCCGGTCAAGGCCGACGTGGTGACCGAACTGCTGGTGCTCGACGCCCAGGGCAAGGCGACCGGCGCTCCGGTGGCGCGCGTCACGTCCGCCGCGACGACGGTGGCCCCGGGCGCCAGCGCCAGCGTGAAAGGCGCGACGACGCTGGCCAAGCCGCGCCTGTGGGGCCCGCTGCCCACGCAGCAGCCGCACCGCTACCTGGCCGTGACCATCGTGCGCCAGGATGGCCGCGTGGTCGACCGCGTCGAGACGCCGTTTGGCATCCGCACACTGCGCTTCGACGGCAAGGAAGGCGTGTTCGTCAACGGCGAGAAGATCGCGCTGCGCGGCGTGAACAACCACCACGACCTCGGCGCGCTGGGCTCGGCCTTCAATGTGCGCGCGGCCGAGCGCCAGCTCGAATTGCTGCAGCAGATGGGCGCCAATGCCCTGCGCATGAGCCATAACCCGCCCGACCCGCAACTGCTCGAACTGACCGACCGCATGGGCATCCTGGTGGTCGACGAGGTGTTCGACTCCTGGCAGCGCAAGAAGACGCCGCTCGACTTCCACCTGATCTTCGACGACTGGCATGAGCAGGACCTGCGCTCGATGATCCGGCGCGACCGCAATCACCCGTCGGTCATCATGTGGAGCATCGGGAACGAGGTCGGCGAGCAGTACACCGACGCCGATGGCGCCGCGATCGCGCGCCGCCTGCACGGGATCGCGCGCGAGGAAGACCCGACCCGCCCGACCACCACCGCCATGAACTACGCCAAGCCGGACATGCCGCTGCCGGCCGAGGTGGACCTGATCAGCCTGAACTACCAGGGTGAAGGCATCCGCCAGGATCCCGAGTTCGAGGGCACCGACCGCATCCGCACGCCGCCGCAGTACCCGGCATTCCATGCCAAATTCCCGGACAAGGTGATCCTCACCAGCGAATCGGCATCGGCATTCAGCAGCCGCGGGGTGTACTTCTTCCCGGTCCATCCGGCCAACAGCTCCATCGTGCGCGACGGCCGCGGCGGCGATTCGAAGCTGCAGCAGGTCAGCTCGTATGAACTGTACGCCGTCGATTTCGGCTCGTCGGCCGACAAGGTGTTCTCGGCGCTCGACCGCCACCCCTATGTGGCCGGCGAATTCGTCTGGACCGGCTTCGACTACCTGGGCGAACCGACGCCGTATTACGGCGCGCGCAGCTCCTACACCGGCATCATCGACCTGGCCGGCTTCAAGAAGGACCGTTATTACCTGTACCAGTCGCGCTGGCGTCCGGACCACAAGATGGCCCACATCCTGCCGCACTGGACCTGGCCGGAACGGGTGGGCCAGGTCACGCCGGTGCACGTGTTCACCTCGGGCGACGAAGCCGAACTGTTCGTCAACGGCAAATCGCAGGGCCGCAAGAAGAAGGCGCCACTCACCTACCGGCTGCGCTGGGACGAGGTCAAGTATGAGCCGGGCGAGGTGCGCGTCGTGAGCTACAGGAATGGCAAGGAATGGGCGCGCGCTTCCGTCAAGACGGCGGGTGCGGCGGCCGCGTTGCAGGCCAGCGCCGACCGCACGACGATCGACGGCGACGGCCGCGACCTGTCCTTCGTCACCGTGCGCATCGCGGATAAAGCCGGCATCGACGTGCCGCGCAGCATGCAGCGGGTGCGCTTCACGGTCGAAGGCCCGGGCGAACTGGTGGCGACCGATAATGGCGATCCGACCAGCTTCGAGCCGTTCCCGTCGAGCGAGCGCGCCGCCTTCAATGGCCTGGTGCTGGGCATCGTGCGCGCCACGCCGGGCGCCAGCGGCCCGATCACGGTGCGGGTGACGGCCGACGGCCTGGCGCCGGCGTCGGTCACGCTGCAGGCGCGCCCACGTCAATAA
- a CDS encoding glycoside hydrolase family 43 protein, whose product MLFSRTRAGIVATTGLAALLAACTTPGQDDHHTAAPATAQFDRFSYEGRAQETASATPGQYRNPILSGYYPDPSVLRVEDDYYLINSSFTNFPGLPLFHSRDLTAWTQIANVINRPSQANFQGLRSSRGIYAPDISYHKGTFYVVTTCVDCGGNMIMTATRPEGPWSEPAKLAFGGIDPSLFWDADGKVYLVGNDAPAEKPRYDGHRAIWVQEFDPIALAVKGERTLLVNGGVDITTEPSWIEGPHIFRRGAWYYLIAAEGGTGDNHSQVVFRSANVRGPFTPYANNPILSQRKLDPARPNPVTSAGHAKFVQTPDGQWWATFLATRPYQNGMYNIGRETFLLPVTWTDDWPLVLEDGKPIPYVATRPALPAQPEQALPLSGDFAYTDEFDAARLADAWIGVRTPATPFHRLEDGRLVLESRGRLGDLQATPAFMARRQQHHIATVSTRLRFRPAHEGDRAGLVAYQSDASHLFYGLTRIGGRTVLALYVREKAAADRLLASAPVDGDAIDLDIRADGGRMHFAYTTAGVRRVLRNDVDATFLSTSKAGGFTGTIIGPYVWGATGSAPK is encoded by the coding sequence ATGCTCTTTTCGCGTACTCGCGCCGGCATCGTTGCGACGACCGGCCTGGCAGCCTTGCTTGCCGCCTGCACCACCCCAGGCCAAGACGACCATCACACGGCAGCGCCCGCCACTGCGCAGTTCGATCGCTTCAGCTATGAAGGCCGGGCGCAGGAAACGGCTTCTGCTACCCCTGGCCAATATCGCAACCCCATCCTGTCCGGCTACTACCCCGACCCATCGGTATTGCGCGTGGAGGACGACTATTACCTGATCAATTCATCGTTCACGAACTTCCCCGGACTGCCCTTGTTCCACTCGCGCGACCTCACTGCCTGGACCCAGATCGCCAACGTCATCAACCGCCCTTCGCAAGCAAACTTCCAGGGCCTGCGTTCGTCGCGCGGCATCTATGCCCCCGACATTTCGTATCACAAGGGAACCTTCTACGTGGTCACCACCTGCGTCGACTGCGGCGGCAACATGATCATGACGGCGACCAGGCCGGAAGGCCCCTGGTCCGAACCCGCCAAACTGGCCTTCGGCGGCATCGATCCTTCCCTGTTCTGGGACGCCGACGGCAAGGTCTATCTGGTCGGCAACGACGCGCCGGCCGAGAAGCCGCGCTACGACGGGCACCGCGCCATCTGGGTCCAGGAGTTCGATCCGATCGCGCTGGCGGTCAAGGGCGAGCGCACCCTGCTGGTCAACGGCGGCGTCGATATCACGACCGAGCCGAGCTGGATCGAAGGCCCGCACATCTTCCGGCGCGGCGCCTGGTACTACCTGATCGCGGCCGAGGGCGGCACCGGCGACAACCACTCGCAAGTGGTGTTCCGCTCGGCCAACGTGCGCGGCCCGTTCACGCCATATGCGAACAACCCCATCCTCAGCCAGCGCAAGCTCGACCCGGCACGCCCGAACCCGGTGACGTCGGCGGGACACGCGAAATTCGTCCAGACTCCGGACGGCCAATGGTGGGCCACATTCCTGGCCACCCGCCCCTACCAGAACGGCATGTACAACATCGGCCGCGAGACCTTCCTGCTGCCGGTGACGTGGACGGACGACTGGCCACTGGTCCTGGAAGACGGCAAGCCGATCCCCTACGTCGCCACCAGGCCGGCGCTGCCGGCGCAGCCAGAACAAGCCCTGCCGCTGTCGGGCGACTTCGCCTACACCGACGAGTTCGACGCCGCGCGGCTGGCCGATGCCTGGATCGGCGTGCGCACCCCGGCCACGCCATTCCACCGGCTGGAAGACGGGCGCCTGGTGCTGGAGTCGCGCGGACGGCTGGGCGACCTGCAAGCCACGCCGGCCTTCATGGCGCGCCGGCAGCAACACCATATCGCCACGGTCAGCACGCGCCTGCGTTTCCGTCCCGCCCACGAAGGCGACCGCGCCGGCCTGGTGGCCTACCAGAGCGACGCCTCGCACCTGTTCTACGGCCTGACCCGCATCGGAGGGCGCACCGTGCTGGCCCTCTACGTACGCGAAAAAGCCGCCGCCGACCGCCTGCTGGCCAGCGCGCCGGTCGATGGCGACGCGATCGACCTCGACATCCGCGCCGATGGAGGACGCATGCACTTCGCCTACACCACCGCCGGCGTCAGGCGCGTCCTGCGCAACGACGTCGATGCGACCTTCCTGTCGACCAGCAAGGCGGGCGGCTTCACCGGCACGATCATCGGGCCGTATGTATGGGGCGCCACCGGATCCGCACCGAAGTGA